A segment of the uncultured Desulfobulbus sp. genome:
GTGGGATTTGATAACAGCAACATCGACCCTCATTCAGGATACACGTCGCTATGCAAAGCGTCAGTTTACCTGGTTTAATCGTGCTAAAGATATCCACTGGTATGATGTGGATCAACCTGCTAAAATATTGACCGCAGTGAATCAATTTTTGCGACCAAAATAATTCACGCCAGGTGGTTGAAGGACAATTATATCATTTTTTAGACAAAGCCTTTTTATCTAAACGACATCCTAACCCCATAATTACGAACTATTGCGATGCCACATCCTCTTTATATTTTATCTCCCCAACTGAATACTCCGGAAACGAAACGATTTGGTGACCAAACAGCTCATCATTTTCGTTTGCCTCCGCAGCTCGGTGAGATCCTATATGTTCGTGGTATCGATACCCTTGAACGGGTTGATCAATTTCTCAACCCACAATTAACGATGCTCCCGTCACCTGATTCCATGAAAGGAATTAAGGCCGCTGTAGGTATCCTTCTTGAAGCCTACAAAAAAAATCTGCCTCTCCTCATTCACGGTGACTATGATGTGGACGGCATTACCTCAACCACCTTACTGACAGCGTTTTTTCGCGAGGTTGGCATTTCGACCTGCTATGTCATCCCTAATCGACTCGAAGAGCGGTATGGGCTTTCCAGGCATTCGATCAGACGACTGATCAATCAGCTTGACAGTCCCGCAAGGGGAGGGGTGTTGATCACTGTTGATTGTGGAATTACAGCCATTGATGAGGTCGAATATGCGCGTCAGCAAGGACTTGAGGTCATAATTACCGATCACCATGAGCCTCAATCTCAATTGCCTCAAGCTGGTGCGATTATCAATCCTAAACAGGCTGACTGTCTTTTCCCATTTTCTCAGCTTGCAGGGGTTGGAGTAGCCTTTTATCTGGTTATGGCACTGCGTAAGGCATTTAGAGAACATGGGATTTTCGACGGCACTCAGCTCAACTTGAAAAAATACCTTGATCTTGTGGCCTTGGGGACGGTTGCTGATGTGGTGCCTTTGGTCGGGGTGAATCGTATTTTGGTGCGGGCTGGGCTTGAGGTTTTATCTGAAAAACACCGACCTGGAGTCCATGCACTGTGTGAACGTTGTGGCATTGCCGATCGAGAAATATTAGCCGAAGATATCTCATACCGGCTGGCTCCTCGTATTAATGCCTCAGGCCGGCTGGGAGAGCCTGAAATTGGGGTTAAATTGCTGCTTGCTCAAACTTCGCAGACCGCTCAAGGCCCGGCAGACGCCCTCGATCAGTTCAATGTTGAGCGTAAAACCCTGGAACTCGATGCCCTGGAGGCAATTGAAAAACAGTGCAGCGAGCTGATTGCAGCGGGTAGGGAAGGACTGGCAATTTATCAGGAAGGGTGCCATCCCGGTGTTCTGGGAATTGTTGCATCCCGCATAGCTGAACGGTACGGCCGACCAGTCATTATCTTCACCGACGAGCAGGTTGGGCCCGACTCCACAAGCCTCAAAGGTTCTGGACGATCAGTTGCAGGAATCCATCTCTTTGATTTGCTGGAACAGTGCAAGGAATTTATCTCGCAGTATGGCGGACATGCAATGGCTATTGGGTTGACCATCGAGCAGGCAAACATCGAAAGATTTGCGAAACTTTTTAATTCGCAGGTCTGTGCTTGTGGCGAACCACTTGGACAGGGCAGGGGAATTGAAATTGACTACCACTTCACCGAAAAAAAGGCGCTGACTAAGAATTTCGCACGTGCCCTGCATCGACTCCAACCCTTTGGTGAAGGAAATCCCGAACCGAGCTTTTTGCTCTCCCGTGAACGGCTGATGCATCCAAAGCGCAGTAATGGGCATTTACGTTTTCGCGTTCAGGCAAACGGTTATGTTTTCCCTGGAATCGGGTTTCATCTGGCTGAGAACGGTCATAATTACAAGAGTCCCCATGACCTGGTCTTTCACTTGAAACGATCCTGGTTCCGGGGGATAGAGCAAGATCAGGTCCAGGCAACCCATGTGTTACTGCCTTAAATTCATTACACTATCTAAAATTTAACATAATATATATTATGCGACATTTGCTTTTTCACAAAACGAGCGACTTGCGGCCAGCATTCGTTTTTTCCTTTCTTCCGTCGCATGCGGCTTTTCAAGCTTTTCCTATATCCCTCAACCCCACAGAGACAATGCCATGAATCGTGAGATCTATCAGGAACCTTTGGTATCCCGTTACACCAGCCGTGCTATGCAGGAACTGTTTTCCGAACGGTTTAAATTTACCCAGTGGCGCAAATGCTGGGTTGCCCTGGCTGAGGCCCAGCACGAATTGGGACTTGGTGCGGTGACAGCTGAAATGGTCGCTGAGCTGAAAGCCAACATCGACAATATCGATTTTGATGTGGCCACCGCCAAAGAACGTGAGATCCGTCATGATGTCATGGCCCATGTTTTCGCCTATGGACAGTGTTGTCCGCTTGCCGAGCCGATTATCCATCTGGGTGCAACCTCGCAGTTTGTAGTCTGCAACACGGATTTATTTGTCCAAAAACAGGCGCTGCAGCTGGTCAAGTCCGCTTTGATTCAGGTTATTGCCAATCTGGAAAAATTCTGTCGCACTCACAAGGATTTAGCCACCCTGGGCTACACCCATTATCAGCCTGCACAGCCTACCACTGTCGGAAAGCGTAACACCCTGTATCTACAAGATTTATTAATGGATCTTGATTATGTAGAATCACTTGAAAAACAACTCAAGGCCCGAGGTGCTAAGGGCACTGTCGGCACCCAGGCGACCTTTATCGAGCTTTTTAATGGAGATCATGAAAAAGTGCGTGAGCTTGATCGCCGTGTTGCCGAAAAACTTGGGTTTGACCAGGTATTTGCCGTCACCGGGCAGACCTACCCCCGCAAACTCGATATGAAAACCTCGGAAACCCTGGCCGGTATTGGCGAGTCAGCACACAAGTTTGCGGTTGATCTTCGCTTGCTGTCAAATCTCAAAGTCCAGGAAGAGCCCTTTGCCAGTAAACAGGTGGGCAGCTCCGCCATGGCCTATAAGCGCAATCCCATGCGGAGTGAGCGGATGACAGGTCTTGCCCGTAAATTGATGGGACTGCCGGTCAATTTTGGGGCCACTGCGGCAAACCAGTGGTTTGAACGGACATTGGATGATTCGGCTATTCGTCGTATGGATATGGCTCAGGCATTTTTGCTCACAGATGCGGTCTTAAAGCTGTATATCAATATAACAAGTGATATGGTTGTTTATCCGAAACAAATTGAAAAGCACCTCCGTGAAGAACTGCCCTTTATGGCTACTGAAAAAATACTCATGGCCTGTGTCGAGCGTGGCAAAAGCCGCCAGGAGATGCATGAGGTTATTCGCGAGCATTCCGTTGCCGCAGGTTTTGACGTAAAAATGAAAGGCTTGACCAATAACCTCCTCGAGCGCTTGTCTGCAGATGACCGCGTCCCTTTTGAAACCAAAGAACTCGAAGAGCTCATTGGCGATTACCAGCAATTTACTGGACGTGCCGGAATGCAGACCACGGAGTATCTGGATGAGCATGTGGTTCCGGTTTTGGAAAAATATCAGGGATTGTTGGGGAATGTTGATGCCACCATTTCTGTTTGATCTCGGTTTACCCAGAAGGATCTAAACGAGCATGGCTGCTGTCGTTGAATGTTATCTGCTGATTCGTCCTGAAAAAATCAGCTGGCTTCGTTTTATTTTTGAAGGATACGATGGACTGGCCATTGTCTCAACTCTTGCCGCAAAACAGGGTTTGGTGCGTATCCAGACCCTGGATTGCCGCTTTGCCGAAACAATGCGCTTGGTGGAAGCCCTTGCGCCCACTCTGACCCCCTACCCTTCACGGTGCCTGGAAACAGTACCATCGACCTCAGGAAATTATGAGTAAAAGCCTCTACATTAAAACCTTTGGCTGCCAGATGAATGAACGCGATTCTGAGATCATCGAGCAGCTGCTTGCCCAGGAAGGGTATAGTCCTACCAGTGAACCTGAGGGAGCGGATCTGATTCTCATCAATACCTGTTCCATTCGGGAAAAGGCAGAGCAAAAAGTTTTCAGTTTACTGGGGCAACTGCGCGATGAGAAAAAACGTAATCCTGAGTTGCTCCTAGGGGTGACTGGCTGCGTTGCTCAACAAGAGGGTGAGCATATTCGCGAGCGGATGCCCCATGTTGATATGATTGTCGGGACCCAGCAGATATATCAACTACCGGATATGGTTGGACGGCTTGCCCAAAAACAGACCAGCAGAGAAATTGCGACAAATCTTGATGCGGCTTTTGAAATTCCTCCCTTTCAAAGACTCCTGGAAAACGTATCCCCCTCCCCTGCTCCCCAGGCATTTAAACGTTTTGTCACCATAATGCAGGGGTGTAACAACTTTTGCGCCTACTGCGTGGTCCCAGGAACCCGTGGCCGTGAGATCAGTCGTCCGGTTGCCGATATTCTTGAAGAGGTGGAAATTCTTGCTCGCCAGGGAGTGCGTGAAATTACTCTTTTGGGGCAAAACGTGAACTCCTATGGGCAGACTAACGCTGTTGCCCAACAAGCTGTTGGCTTTCCCGAACTTCTTCGCAAGGTGGCTGCAGTTGAAGGGATTCAGCGGCTTCGCTTTACAACTTCGCATCCAAAAGATCTCACCGATGATCTGATGCGTTGCTTTGCCGAGCTTGATAATCTTTGTCCACATTTTCATCTACCGGTGCAGGCCGGTTCAAACGCTGTTCTTAAGCGGATGAACAGAAAATATACCGTTGAGCAGTATCTTGAAAAAGTGGATGGGCTGCGCTCCTACTGTCCTGAAATTGCTCTGGCAACAGATATTATCGTCGGCTTTCCCGGAGAGACCGACGCCGATTTTGAGGCCACTATGGACCTGCTCAATCAGGTCCGTTACCACAGTTCCTTTTCCTTTAAGTATTCAGACCGGCCCCATACCCGCTCTGCCGAATTTTCAGATAAGGTTCCTGAAGAGATCAAATCTCAACGGTTGGCGATCTTTCAAAAACGGCAAGATGAAATATCTTTAGAGCGTAATTCTGAGCTTTTGGATACCACACTTGAGGTTATGGTTGAGCTCTGTTCGGAGTTCTCAATCAAAGCTCGGACCGGGGGCAATCATGTGGTTCACATCAATGAACCGCTGACAGGAATCAACCCAGGCGATCTGGTTCAGGCTCGGATTATTCATGCAGGCAACCATTCCCTTCGGGCTGTGCTTGCATAATGGTGTTCCGGCATCCACTGCCATGTAACTGCACTTTAAAACCTTACAGGTCAGTTTAAGAAGCGATGCTTACCTTGCTGTAATAACGTTTTTTATTTAGAGTTACTCCTGGTAAGTTCTTTGTTCAATTTGTTTAATGAGAAACGATCATGATAGATTTCCACACCCATACTTTTTTTAGTGATGGCGCTCTTGTTCCTTCCGAGCATGTTCGTCGGGTTGAACAGATGGGCTACGAGGCAATCGCCATCACGGATCATGCTGATTCCTCTAATATTGGCATCCTCATTCCCAATCTTATTCGAGTTGCCAAGGAACTCAATGCAGTAAACACCACCCAGCTCGTCGTTGGAGTCGAGCTGACCCATGTACCACCACCACTGATCGGGCCGTTAACCAGAGAGTGTCGTCAGTTAGGTGCTCAGTTGGTCGTAGTTCATGGTGAAACACCTGTCGAGCCGGTCCTGCCCGGAACCAACCGCGCTGCCCTGGAAGCAGGGGTTGACCTGCTTGCCCATCCAGGCTTTATTACCCAAGAGGAAGCTGCGCTCGCCGCGCAAAAAGGTATCCTCCTTGAGCTTTCCGGGCGTAAAGGTCACAGTTTAACCAATGGTCATGTTGCGCAGATGGCACGTCAAACAGGTGCATTGCTGGCTATCAACGCTGATGCCCATGAACCAGGTGATTTTCTCTCAGCTGAGATGGCCGAAAAAGTTGGCTTGGGAGCTGGTCTTTCAGGCGATGAATATATGCAAATTCGTCGGAATATGAGTGAGTTGCTTAGAAAACTTCCATCGCTTTCTTAACAGAATATTTGCCTGCGAGCTAATACGTTCTAAGGAGCATAGGCTTTGCCACAAGAACTTTGTGTGACCATCAATACACCGTATATTGAACTTGATAAACTCCTCAAAAGGGAGAATTTTTGCGCCAGTGGCGGAGAAGCTCGCTTTGTTATCAGTGAGGGGATGGTTCTGGTTAACGATCAGATTGAACTGCGTAAACGAAAAAAAATTTACCCTGGCGACCTGGTATCTTTTCAAGGAGAAAGCCTGCGGGTCGTTGCGCGATGAATACATTCTGCCAGAAACATCACAGGAGGCATTTTTATTCAGCATTCGGTTGAAAGATTGTAGCCCTTAATTCTGCACAGGAGCGTCACCTATGGCTGTCCCGGTACAAGCCCTACTCAAACACTGGTCCTATCGTTTGTTTGCTCCTGATAAGATGCTGCAACACTCCTACGATGCCTTTCGTCGCCTGCTTGAACAAGACAGCACGGCCCATACCCTCATGGCAGAATTTGAGGAACTCTTTCATAACGACCGTTATGAGGATCTTGCCCGGGTTGGGGAACGCTATCAACACTTCAGTCAGGCTGTTTTGGCCATGGTTGAAAGTCTTGAGCAGATGAACCCCACCGAGGCCAATTCCCTGCGCCAGTACTTCACTAAATTCGATTTCTACATCCGTTTCCTTCTCGCACCACCAGAGCAATTTACCATCCCCCCCTATGTTGTTTCACTCGATGAGCAGCAGAGCGATGCCGTCCTGGGAAACAAGGGCTACAATCTGGTCCAGCTCAAAGAACATGGATTGGCTGTGCCCGATGGCTTTGTCATCACCACCACCGCTTATTTTGCTCTGATCGAAAAAAATAATCTTCGAGTTCCAATCAATTCTCTCCTTGCTCAGCTGGACCCTCTTGATCATGAAGGGTGTGTTCGGATATCAGCTGAAATTCAGGCTCTCATCCTTAAAGCCCACCTCCCTTTAGAGGTTACACGAGAACTTGAAGAGTTCACTGTATCCTGCAAATGTAACGATAATTTTAGCACTCGCTTAGCTGTGCGCTCATCGGCTGAGAGAGAAGATGGCACCTACTCCTTTGCAGGCCAGTATGAGTCTATTTTAGGTGTAGTACCCGATGAGCTTCCCCAAGCCTACCTCAAGGTTATTGCATCTAAATATTCTGTCCAGGCACTTTTGTACCGTATTCATCTTGGATTTATGGATGAAGAAACACCGCTTGCTGTCGTCGTGCAAAACATGGTGGAAGCTGCCATAAGTGGGGTTATTTATACACAGTTGCCCTACGGTGATGCGAGTGATCAGTACCTGCTTATTGAATGTATCCATGGCCTGGGCGATCTTTTAGTCAGTGGGCAGGAGATTCCTGAAACCTACCTTGTCCATCGCACCAGCTTTGACATTCAGCTGACCAGCCCTTCATCCCAAAAAGAGCGACTGGTCAGTACCAGAAATGGAGTTCAGCGTCAGCCACTTGAAAAAAAAACACAACAGAGCCCCATGCTCAGCCAAGAGCAGGTTGTTGAGCTTGCTCGGAAGGCACTTCGTATTGAAAAACATTTTGCCGGAGTGATGCAGGATATCGAATGGTCAATCGATGATCAGGGACAAGTGCTGTTTCTGCAAAGCCGACC
Coding sequences within it:
- the recJ gene encoding single-stranded-DNA-specific exonuclease RecJ, which gives rise to MPHPLYILSPQLNTPETKRFGDQTAHHFRLPPQLGEILYVRGIDTLERVDQFLNPQLTMLPSPDSMKGIKAAVGILLEAYKKNLPLLIHGDYDVDGITSTTLLTAFFREVGISTCYVIPNRLEERYGLSRHSIRRLINQLDSPARGGVLITVDCGITAIDEVEYARQQGLEVIITDHHEPQSQLPQAGAIINPKQADCLFPFSQLAGVGVAFYLVMALRKAFREHGIFDGTQLNLKKYLDLVALGTVADVVPLVGVNRILVRAGLEVLSEKHRPGVHALCERCGIADREILAEDISYRLAPRINASGRLGEPEIGVKLLLAQTSQTAQGPADALDQFNVERKTLELDALEAIEKQCSELIAAGREGLAIYQEGCHPGVLGIVASRIAERYGRPVIIFTDEQVGPDSTSLKGSGRSVAGIHLFDLLEQCKEFISQYGGHAMAIGLTIEQANIERFAKLFNSQVCACGEPLGQGRGIEIDYHFTEKKALTKNFARALHRLQPFGEGNPEPSFLLSRERLMHPKRSNGHLRFRVQANGYVFPGIGFHLAENGHNYKSPHDLVFHLKRSWFRGIEQDQVQATHVLLP
- the purB gene encoding adenylosuccinate lyase gives rise to the protein MNREIYQEPLVSRYTSRAMQELFSERFKFTQWRKCWVALAEAQHELGLGAVTAEMVAELKANIDNIDFDVATAKEREIRHDVMAHVFAYGQCCPLAEPIIHLGATSQFVVCNTDLFVQKQALQLVKSALIQVIANLEKFCRTHKDLATLGYTHYQPAQPTTVGKRNTLYLQDLLMDLDYVESLEKQLKARGAKGTVGTQATFIELFNGDHEKVRELDRRVAEKLGFDQVFAVTGQTYPRKLDMKTSETLAGIGESAHKFAVDLRLLSNLKVQEEPFASKQVGSSAMAYKRNPMRSERMTGLARKLMGLPVNFGATAANQWFERTLDDSAIRRMDMAQAFLLTDAVLKLYINITSDMVVYPKQIEKHLREELPFMATEKILMACVERGKSRQEMHEVIREHSVAAGFDVKMKGLTNNLLERLSADDRVPFETKELEELIGDYQQFTGRAGMQTTEYLDEHVVPVLEKYQGLLGNVDATISV
- a CDS encoding DUF4911 domain-containing protein, translated to MAAVVECYLLIRPEKISWLRFIFEGYDGLAIVSTLAAKQGLVRIQTLDCRFAETMRLVEALAPTLTPYPSRCLETVPSTSGNYE
- the miaB gene encoding tRNA (N6-isopentenyl adenosine(37)-C2)-methylthiotransferase MiaB, yielding MSKSLYIKTFGCQMNERDSEIIEQLLAQEGYSPTSEPEGADLILINTCSIREKAEQKVFSLLGQLRDEKKRNPELLLGVTGCVAQQEGEHIRERMPHVDMIVGTQQIYQLPDMVGRLAQKQTSREIATNLDAAFEIPPFQRLLENVSPSPAPQAFKRFVTIMQGCNNFCAYCVVPGTRGREISRPVADILEEVEILARQGVREITLLGQNVNSYGQTNAVAQQAVGFPELLRKVAAVEGIQRLRFTTSHPKDLTDDLMRCFAELDNLCPHFHLPVQAGSNAVLKRMNRKYTVEQYLEKVDGLRSYCPEIALATDIIVGFPGETDADFEATMDLLNQVRYHSSFSFKYSDRPHTRSAEFSDKVPEEIKSQRLAIFQKRQDEISLERNSELLDTTLEVMVELCSEFSIKARTGGNHVVHINEPLTGINPGDLVQARIIHAGNHSLRAVLA
- a CDS encoding histidinol phosphate phosphatase domain-containing protein, translated to MIDFHTHTFFSDGALVPSEHVRRVEQMGYEAIAITDHADSSNIGILIPNLIRVAKELNAVNTTQLVVGVELTHVPPPLIGPLTRECRQLGAQLVVVHGETPVEPVLPGTNRAALEAGVDLLAHPGFITQEEAALAAQKGILLELSGRKGHSLTNGHVAQMARQTGALLAINADAHEPGDFLSAEMAEKVGLGAGLSGDEYMQIRRNMSELLRKLPSLS
- a CDS encoding RNA-binding S4 domain-containing protein is translated as MPQELCVTINTPYIELDKLLKRENFCASGGEARFVISEGMVLVNDQIELRKRKKIYPGDLVSFQGESLRVVAR
- a CDS encoding PEP/pyruvate-binding domain-containing protein; this encodes MAVPVQALLKHWSYRLFAPDKMLQHSYDAFRRLLEQDSTAHTLMAEFEELFHNDRYEDLARVGERYQHFSQAVLAMVESLEQMNPTEANSLRQYFTKFDFYIRFLLAPPEQFTIPPYVVSLDEQQSDAVLGNKGYNLVQLKEHGLAVPDGFVITTTAYFALIEKNNLRVPINSLLAQLDPLDHEGCVRISAEIQALILKAHLPLEVTRELEEFTVSCKCNDNFSTRLAVRSSAEREDGTYSFAGQYESILGVVPDELPQAYLKVIASKYSVQALLYRIHLGFMDEETPLAVVVQNMVEAAISGVIYTQLPYGDASDQYLLIECIHGLGDLLVSGQEIPETYLVHRTSFDIQLTSPSSQKERLVSTRNGVQRQPLEKKTQQSPMLSQEQVVELARKALRIEKHFAGVMQDIEWSIDDQGQVLFLQSRPLSASAGQALDLCQAQPAMEIEGEIVFAGGVCASRGAVAGPVSHFLNQGSSNLPLEASIFLVKETPPSLVAITERALGIIAEKGAIAGHFSTVCREKGIPLLVHAERASTHLREGQTVTLDASHCKIFSGNISGQFESLSHLNGQKQQSYHKRIGAILRFITPLQLTDPRAESFSPQGCRSMHDIIRFSHERSLSSMFFLGDMISGKSQRAKKIRTELPIDLYVLDLRSGKKNTESASLPVADFQSHALSALWGGLTHPSIDWESHQHFDWKSFDDVVLAGGMASTESGDLASYAIVGQGYLNVNMRFGYHFTLIDAICGADSRLNYAQIRFAGGGGEYAGRHLRIQFLEAVLQHYGFVTTATGDLIDGRLVERSQEEIYQLLDNLGKLLGATKLMDLVLREESQVPKLVSQFLSGIYSFTH